Genomic DNA from Clavibacter michiganensis:
AGGCCCTGGGTCGCCGGGCCGCGTCCGACGGCGACGAGCAGGAGGTCGGCGTCGTAGGTCGTGCCGTCCTCGAGGGCGACCTGGACGCCCTGGTCGTCCTGCGTGACCGACTTGAAGCGCACGCCGAGCGAGAACGCGATGCCGCGCTTGCGGAACGCCCGCTCGAACTGCTTGCTGATGGACTCCTCCTCGTTGGGAACGAGGTGGGGGAGGGCCTCGATGATCTGGACGTCCACGCCGAAGGAGCGCCAGACGGAGGCGAACTCGACGCCGATGACGCCGCCGCCCAGGATCGCGACCTTCTTCGGGATGTAGTCGAGCTCGAGCGCCTGCTCGCTCGTGATGACGCGGCCGCCGATCTCGAGGCCGGGGAGCGTCCGGGAGTAGGAGCCGGTCGCGAGGACGACGCTCTTCCCGGTGATGGTCTGGTCGCCGACCTGCACGGTCGTGCCGGAGGTCAGGCGACCCTCGCCCTCGATGACCGTGATGCCGCGGGCCTTGATGAGGCCCTGGAGGCCCTTGTACTTGCTAGCGACGATGGCCTCGCGGTACGCGTTGACGCGGGCGATGTCCACCCCGTCGAACGTGACGTTGACGCCGTACTTCTCCGACTCCCGCGAGACATCGGCCACCTCGGCCGAGTGCAGGAGGGCCTTGGTCGGGATGCAGCCGCGGTGCAGGCACGTGCCGCCCAGCTTGCCCTTCTCCACGAGGCCCACGGTCTTGCCCAGCTGCACCGCACGGAGCGCCGCTGCGTAGCCGCCGCTCCCGCCGC
This window encodes:
- the lpdA gene encoding dihydrolipoyl dehydrogenase, with the protein product MSEQNFDVVVLGGGSGGYAAALRAVQLGKTVGLVEKGKLGGTCLHRGCIPTKALLHSAEVADVSRESEKYGVNVTFDGVDIARVNAYREAIVASKYKGLQGLIKARGITVIEGEGRLTSGTTVQVGDQTITGKSVVLATGSYSRTLPGLEIGGRVITSEQALELDYIPKKVAILGGGVIGVEFASVWRSFGVDVQIIEALPHLVPNEEESISKQFERAFRKRGIAFSLGVRFKSVTQDDQGVQVALEDGTTYDADLLLVAVGRGPATQGLGFEEAGVKTDRGFVLTDERLQTSVPGVYAVGDIVPGLQLAHRGFQQGIFVAEEIAGNKPVVVEDINIPKVTYSDPEVASVGYSEAKAAEKFGADKVSSYEYNLGGNGKSSILGTAGSIKVVRVQDGPVVGIHMIGARVGELIGEGQLIVNWEAYPEDVASLVHAHPTQNEALGEAHLALAGTPLHAL